The Ochotona princeps isolate mOchPri1 chromosome 23, mOchPri1.hap1, whole genome shotgun sequence genome includes a window with the following:
- the ZNF131 gene encoding zinc finger protein 131 isoform X3, giving the protein MKSHSTESFKCEICNKRYLRESAWKQHLNCYHLEEGGVSKKQRTGKKIHICQYCEKQFDHFGHFKEHLRKHTGEKPFECPNCHERFARNSTLKCHLTACQTGVGAKKGRKKLYECQVCNSVFNSWDQFKDHLVIHTGDKPNHCTLCDLWFMQGNELRRHLSDAHNISERLVTEEVLSVETRVQTEPMASMTIIEQVGKVHVLPLLQVQVDSAQVTVEQVHPDLLQDGQVHDSHITELPDQVQVSYLEVGRIQTEEGTEVHVEELHVERVNQMPMEVQTELLEADLDHVAPEIMNPEVSEPDHTDTAEEAREGHGDAESLETKTTVESEAADIADDTTAMPVLE; this is encoded by the exons ATGAAATCACACTCCACTGAGAGTTTCAAGTGTGAGATATGCAATAAAAGGTATCTTCGGGAGAGTGCGTGGAAACAGCATCTAAATTGTTACCACCTTGAAGAAGGTGGGGTCAGTAAGAAGCAAAGGACTGGGAAAAAGATTCACATATGTCAGTACTGTGAGAAACAGTTTGACCACTTTGGACATTTTAAAGAACATCTTCGAAAACATACAG gGGAAAAACCTTTTGAATGTCCAAATTGTCACGAACGATTTGCTAGAAATAGTACCCTCAAATGTCACCTCACTGCATGCCAGACTGGAGTGGGGgcgaaaaaaggaagaaagaagcttTATGAATGCCAG GTCTGTAATAGTGTGTTTAACAGCTGGGACCAGTTCAAAGATCACTTGGTAATACACACTGGAGATAAACCCAACCATTGTACTTTATGTGACTTGTGGTTTATGCAAGGAAATGAGTTAAGACGGCATCTCAGTGACGCTCACAATATTTCAGAGCGGCTAGTAACGGAAGAAGTCCTTTCAGTGGAAACACGTGTGCAAACGGAACCTATGGCATCCATGACTATCATAGAGCAAGTTGGGAAAGTGCATGTGCTACCACTGCTTCAAGTCCAGGTGGATTCAGCACAAGTGACTGTGGAACAAGTCCATCCAGATTTGCTGCAGGATGGCCAGGTGCACGACTCACATATCACTGAGCTTCCAGACCAAGTCCAAGTGAGTTATCTAGAAGTAGGTCGGATTCAGACTGAAGAAGGTACTGAAGTACATGTGGAGGAGCTGCACGTTGAACGGGTCAATCAGATGCCGATGGAAGTACAAACTGAGCTGCTAGAAGCGGACTTGGATCATGTAGCCCCTGAAATCATGAACCCGGAAGTGAGTGAGCCTGACCACACAGATACTGCAGAGGAGGCCAGGGAAGGTCACGGAGATGCCGAGAGTTTAGAGACCAAAACAACAGTGGAGTCCGAAGCTGCAGACATAGCGGATGACACGACAGCTATGCCCGTTTTAGAGTGA